One Lactobacillus crispatus DNA segment encodes these proteins:
- a CDS encoding cell division protein SepF, giving the protein MAFDKLGRFFGISNDDELENDEEYASQTKNENEDLPLNSVNRDNVVSIKSGLNSAKSKIVLYEPRVYSDAKDVAQNLLNNKAVVINFSRMEDSSARRIVDFITGTVYALNGEIQRIGDKIFLATPPKFVTDGKISDLVDKKDNLS; this is encoded by the coding sequence ATGGCTTTTGATAAATTAGGAAGATTTTTCGGAATTTCTAATGATGATGAATTAGAAAATGACGAAGAATATGCCTCACAGACTAAAAATGAAAATGAAGACTTGCCTCTGAACTCAGTTAATCGCGATAATGTGGTTTCAATTAAATCAGGCTTGAATTCGGCTAAAAGCAAGATTGTTTTATATGAACCACGGGTATATTCCGATGCTAAGGATGTTGCACAAAATTTATTAAATAATAAAGCAGTAGTGATTAATTTTAGCAGAATGGAAGACAGTTCAGCACGTCGGATTGTTGATTTCATCACGGGTACTGTATATGCATTAAATGGTGAAATCCAACGTATTGGTGATAAAATCTTTTTAGCAACTCCACCAAAGTTTGTTACTGATGGCAAAATTAGTGATTTAGTGGATAAGAAAGACAATTTAAGCTAA
- the ileS gene encoding isoleucine--tRNA ligase yields MRIKDTLNLGKTKFKMRGNLPVREAEWQKEWEDNKLYEQRLKLNEGKPRFDLHDGPPFANGNIHMGHALNKISKDIIVRYKNMNGYYAPYVPGWDTHGLPVEQQLAKQGVDRKTMDRAKYRELCRQYAEEQVQKQMADFKRLGVMADWDNPYITLQHDFEAQEIRVFGEMYKKGYIYKGLKPVYWSWSSESTLAEAEVEYHDIKSPRIYVAFPIKDGKGILDSDVSLVIWTTTPWTIPSNVGITVNPRFDYSLVEVDGKKYVIGSDRLSAVAEDLGWKDYKVLKQLKGTDFDGMTYKHPLYGKTGVGQYGLVMNDTYVTDDDGTGLVHNATGFGEDDYRVGQKYGIPVFSPMDAQGRFTKDIPDPDLVGMFYDDANKVVADKLKKAGALLKLSFFTHSYPHDWRTKKPVVFRATTQWFASISKFRDQILDQIEQANFIPSWGKTRLYNMIKDRGDWVISRQRAWGVPLPIFYAEDGTPIVTPETIDHIAKIFEKEGSNAWYTHTAKELLPEGFTSEHSPNGEFTKEKDILDVWFDSGSSWSGVMEKRDGLHYPADLYLEGSDQYRGWFNSSLITSVAVTGKAPYKEVLSQGFVLDDKGHKMSKSLGNVISPNDVIKKMGAEIIRLWVAQADTTSDVAVSMGILQQSAESYRKIRNTFRYMLANTSEFDPKENRVAYADLRSVDQYMEVKLNDLVKDCLAAYDKFDFTTVFKKVFNFVSNDLSAFYLDFAKDVLYIDGENSHDRRSMQTVIYDAAVKLAKILTPILPHTMEEIWGFLKEPEDYVQLANMPKVEEFANHDELLENWGKFMKLRDDVLKALEDARNKKLIGKSFEAAVTIYPDKETKTMLDDLGADFRQILIVSKLTIADGEAPAEAEKLNNASIVVERADGEVCPRCRMIRTDIGVDPKLPMLCGRCAKIVEADYPEAVQEGFEN; encoded by the coding sequence ATGAGAATCAAAGATACTCTTAATTTAGGTAAAACTAAATTTAAGATGCGCGGTAATCTACCTGTTCGTGAAGCTGAATGGCAAAAAGAATGGGAAGATAACAAGTTATATGAACAAAGATTAAAGTTAAACGAAGGTAAGCCTCGTTTTGATTTACATGATGGTCCTCCATTTGCTAATGGTAATATTCATATGGGACATGCGTTGAACAAGATTTCTAAAGACATCATTGTTCGCTACAAGAATATGAACGGTTATTATGCACCATACGTACCAGGTTGGGATACTCATGGCTTGCCTGTTGAACAACAATTAGCTAAGCAAGGCGTTGACCGTAAGACAATGGATCGTGCTAAGTATCGCGAGCTTTGTCGACAATATGCTGAAGAACAAGTTCAAAAGCAAATGGCCGATTTTAAGCGTCTAGGCGTTATGGCAGATTGGGATAATCCATATATTACCTTGCAACATGACTTTGAAGCACAAGAAATTCGCGTCTTTGGAGAAATGTATAAAAAAGGTTATATTTATAAGGGCTTGAAGCCAGTTTACTGGTCATGGTCAAGTGAATCCACTTTAGCTGAAGCTGAAGTAGAATACCATGATATTAAATCACCTAGAATTTATGTTGCTTTTCCAATTAAAGATGGTAAAGGTATCTTAGATTCAGATGTTTCATTAGTAATTTGGACTACTACTCCTTGGACTATTCCAAGTAACGTGGGTATTACCGTTAATCCAAGATTTGACTACTCCTTAGTAGAAGTTGACGGTAAGAAGTATGTAATTGGTTCAGATCGTTTGTCAGCCGTTGCAGAAGACTTAGGCTGGAAGGACTACAAAGTACTTAAACAATTAAAAGGTACTGATTTTGATGGGATGACTTATAAGCATCCCCTTTATGGTAAGACCGGTGTAGGCCAATATGGTTTGGTAATGAATGACACCTATGTTACTGATGATGACGGTACCGGCTTAGTTCACAACGCTACTGGTTTTGGTGAAGATGACTACCGTGTTGGTCAAAAGTATGGTATCCCGGTCTTCAGTCCAATGGACGCACAAGGTCGCTTTACTAAAGATATTCCAGATCCAGATCTTGTAGGAATGTTCTATGATGATGCTAACAAGGTGGTAGCAGATAAGCTTAAAAAGGCTGGCGCTTTGCTCAAGTTAAGCTTCTTTACTCACTCATACCCACATGATTGGCGTACTAAGAAGCCCGTTGTCTTCAGAGCAACTACTCAATGGTTTGCTTCAATTTCTAAGTTTAGAGATCAAATTCTGGATCAAATTGAACAAGCTAACTTTATTCCTTCATGGGGGAAGACTCGTCTTTACAACATGATTAAAGATCGTGGCGACTGGGTAATTTCTCGTCAGCGTGCTTGGGGTGTACCATTGCCGATCTTCTATGCAGAAGACGGTACCCCAATTGTTACTCCAGAAACGATTGACCATATTGCCAAGATCTTTGAAAAAGAAGGTTCAAATGCTTGGTACACTCATACAGCTAAGGAACTGTTGCCAGAAGGCTTTACTTCAGAACATTCACCAAATGGCGAGTTTACTAAAGAAAAAGATATTCTTGATGTTTGGTTCGACTCTGGTTCATCTTGGTCAGGCGTAATGGAAAAACGTGATGGTTTACACTATCCAGCTGATCTTTATCTTGAAGGTAGTGACCAATACCGTGGTTGGTTCAATTCGAGTTTGATTACGTCTGTTGCAGTAACTGGTAAGGCACCTTATAAAGAAGTATTATCACAAGGCTTTGTGCTTGATGATAAGGGACACAAGATGTCTAAGTCACTTGGCAATGTAATTTCACCAAACGATGTAATTAAGAAGATGGGTGCTGAAATTATTCGTCTTTGGGTAGCTCAAGCTGATACTACTTCTGATGTTGCAGTCTCAATGGGAATTTTGCAGCAGTCTGCAGAAAGTTACCGTAAGATCAGAAATACCTTCCGTTACATGTTGGCCAACACTAGTGAGTTTGATCCAAAAGAAAATCGCGTTGCTTATGCTGATCTTCGTTCAGTTGATCAATACATGGAAGTGAAATTAAATGACTTAGTTAAAGACTGTCTTGCTGCTTACGACAAGTTTGATTTTACTACTGTCTTCAAGAAGGTCTTCAACTTTGTTTCTAATGATCTTTCTGCATTTTATCTTGATTTTGCTAAGGATGTACTTTACATTGATGGTGAAAACAGCCATGATCGTCGCTCAATGCAAACTGTTATTTACGATGCTGCTGTTAAATTGGCTAAGATCTTAACACCAATTTTGCCACACACTATGGAAGAAATCTGGGGCTTTTTGAAAGAACCTGAAGATTACGTTCAACTTGCTAATATGCCAAAGGTTGAAGAATTTGCTAACCATGATGAACTTTTGGAAAACTGGGGCAAATTTATGAAGCTTCGTGATGATGTCTTGAAGGCTTTAGAGGACGCAAGAAACAAGAAGCTAATTGGTAAGTCATTTGAAGCAGCAGTAACTATTTACCCAGATAAAGAAACTAAGACAATGTTGGATGATTTGGGTGCTGACTTTAGACAAATTTTAATTGTATCTAAGTTAACTATTGCTGACGGCGAAGCTCCAGCAGAAGCGGAGAAGCTTAATAATGCAAGTATCGTAGTGGAACGTGCTGATGGCGAAGTTTGTCCGCGGTGCCGAATGATTAGAACTGATATTGGTGTAGATCCAAAATTACCAATGCTTTGTGGTCGTTGTGCTAAAATCGTTGAAGCAGATTACCCAGAAGCTGTTCAAGAAGGATTTGAAAACTAA
- a CDS encoding 5'-methylthioadenosine/adenosylhomocysteine nucleosidase encodes MKIAIIVPMAEEAEFYRDHFHAETKEMFGSTEFEHFSVNGNDVYLGLSGIGKVNAAMNLTSLLTKEKIDVIFMTGSAGSLQDDVHRKDVILVNDFAYHDAHCVSAGEYVEGQIPREPATFKLNSPEREAFKKYLGEEDVDFKEGLVVTGDTFVQSKEQKELIKKNFPEALGVEMEGAAFAQVARHFKTPLVAMRAISDNGDANADNDFDKFVKEVGAKAAKLISDYVEKMN; translated from the coding sequence TTGAAGATTGCGATTATCGTCCCAATGGCGGAAGAAGCTGAATTTTATCGTGATCATTTCCATGCAGAAACAAAAGAAATGTTCGGATCAACAGAATTCGAACATTTTTCTGTTAATGGCAATGATGTATATTTAGGTTTAAGTGGTATCGGTAAAGTGAATGCCGCTATGAATCTGACTAGTTTACTAACTAAAGAAAAAATTGATGTAATTTTTATGACCGGTTCTGCTGGATCATTACAAGATGATGTTCATCGTAAAGATGTGATTTTAGTAAATGATTTTGCCTATCACGATGCTCACTGTGTTAGTGCCGGTGAATATGTAGAAGGTCAGATTCCAAGAGAGCCTGCTACCTTTAAGTTGAATTCGCCTGAAAGGGAAGCATTTAAGAAATATTTAGGTGAAGAAGACGTAGATTTTAAGGAAGGGCTTGTTGTTACTGGAGATACTTTTGTTCAATCAAAAGAACAAAAAGAGTTAATCAAGAAAAACTTTCCAGAAGCTTTAGGAGTAGAAATGGAAGGAGCTGCTTTTGCACAAGTTGCTCGTCATTTTAAAACTCCGTTGGTTGCTATGCGTGCAATTTCCGATAATGGGGATGCTAATGCAGACAATGATTTTGACAAGTTTGTCAAGGAAGTCGGCGCTAAGGCAGCTAAGTTAATTAGTGATTATGTAGAAAAGATGAATTAA
- a CDS encoding YggT family protein: protein MVNILNLIYLALTWILWLYSLLIVIDAIMSWLPMLSNSVVGRFLDKVVNPYLNLFRKGPFARLAYSTGIDVSPIIALFILYFIQNYVLRWIFDILLRMMV, encoded by the coding sequence ATGGTTAATATATTAAATTTAATCTACTTGGCACTTACGTGGATTTTATGGCTTTATAGTCTGCTGATCGTGATTGATGCAATTATGAGTTGGCTACCAATGCTAAGTAATTCTGTTGTTGGTCGCTTTTTAGACAAGGTTGTAAATCCATATTTAAATTTGTTTCGAAAAGGTCCATTTGCGAGATTAGCTTATTCAACTGGAATTGATGTCTCGCCAATTATTGCTTTATTTATCTTATATTTCATTCAAAACTATGTTTTAAGATGGATATTTGATATTTTATTGAGGATGATGGTGTAA
- a CDS encoding DivIVA domain-containing protein — protein MADKETQLTPMDIHNKEFKRRGRNGYDRLEVDSFLDQIVDDYGDTLDQVVDLKNEVVSLNKKLTDLQEKVDDYQDQVNEYNEKKRSLNKSLISAQQTADEIREKAEAEAKQIIADAKKQAEDNINFQKHQQDTISTDYMRVKEQVSEFRSNIQEMLQTEIDNLNDEKWQHALDDYFNLERYYPDDGSEPVSADDEDVEDEDVDNDDENDVNSSQGPDDLELDQPDDSDDADNEENAAPKPMTGDSPSHETINVKPEMKSDPLGPTIVFPDDYKK, from the coding sequence TTGGCAGACAAAGAAACACAATTGACCCCGATGGATATTCACAACAAGGAATTTAAACGGCGTGGTCGTAATGGATATGATCGTCTTGAAGTAGATAGCTTCTTAGATCAGATTGTTGATGATTATGGTGATACACTTGATCAAGTGGTTGACTTGAAGAATGAAGTAGTTTCTTTAAATAAAAAGTTAACTGATTTACAAGAAAAAGTAGATGATTATCAAGATCAAGTTAATGAATATAACGAAAAAAAGCGTTCTTTAAATAAATCATTAATTTCGGCACAACAAACTGCTGATGAAATTAGAGAGAAAGCAGAAGCAGAGGCTAAGCAGATTATTGCGGATGCCAAAAAGCAAGCGGAAGATAATATTAACTTCCAAAAGCATCAACAAGATACTATTTCTACGGATTATATGCGTGTAAAAGAGCAAGTTAGTGAATTTCGTAGTAATATTCAAGAAATGCTACAGACTGAAATCGATAATTTGAATGATGAAAAGTGGCAACATGCATTGGATGATTACTTCAACTTAGAGCGTTATTATCCAGATGATGGTTCGGAGCCAGTAAGTGCTGATGATGAAGACGTTGAAGATGAAGATGTTGACAATGATGATGAAAATGACGTAAACTCTTCTCAAGGCCCTGATGATTTGGAGTTGGATCAACCGGATGATTCTGACGATGCAGATAATGAAGAAAATGCTGCACCTAAACCAATGACCGGGGACAGTCCAAGTCATGAAACAATTAATGTTAAGCCTGAAATGAAATCAGATCCTTTAGGCCCAACAATTGTTTTTCCTGACGACTATAAAAAATAA
- a CDS encoding cold-shock protein has product MRLGTVKQFDEGSSYGFIEDDRNHKSYFVFYKAIKEEGYKTLQVGQRVKYQLAQGKNGLQCVNVYLA; this is encoded by the coding sequence ATGCGGTTAGGTACTGTAAAACAATTTGATGAAGGCAGTAGCTATGGCTTTATTGAAGATGATCGTAATCATAAGTCATATTTTGTCTTCTATAAAGCAATTAAAGAGGAAGGCTATAAAACTTTGCAAGTAGGTCAAAGAGTTAAATATCAGTTAGCTCAAGGTAAAAATGGTCTGCAATGTGTAAATGTTTATTTAGCCTAA
- a CDS encoding NUDIX hydrolase: MDLKETEISSQQIFQGRILDLAVRTIKLPNGETATREVIKHKPASAVIAINDEQKMLLVKQWREPIKQITLEIPAGLVDSTDASPLDAMKRELNEEGGYRADYWEKVSEFYSSPGFCDEKMYLFYCDTLTKLTDKRALDADEFLTSSWYSLDELKTLLAEGKIVDAKTIYAITVWENMMLRNAQTDNKD; this comes from the coding sequence TTGGATTTAAAGGAAACAGAAATCTCGTCACAGCAGATTTTTCAAGGACGTATTTTGGATCTGGCTGTTCGTACAATTAAGCTTCCTAATGGTGAAACTGCAACTAGAGAAGTTATTAAGCATAAGCCTGCATCGGCTGTTATTGCAATTAATGATGAACAAAAGATGTTGTTAGTAAAGCAATGGCGGGAACCAATTAAGCAGATTACTTTGGAAATTCCAGCTGGTTTGGTTGATTCCACTGATGCAAGTCCGCTTGATGCAATGAAGCGTGAGCTGAATGAAGAAGGTGGCTATCGCGCAGATTACTGGGAAAAGGTCAGTGAATTCTATTCTTCTCCTGGTTTTTGTGATGAAAAGATGTATCTTTTCTATTGTGATACCTTAACTAAATTGACTGATAAGCGGGCACTGGATGCAGATGAATTTTTAACTTCTAGTTGGTATAGTTTAGATGAATTAAAAACTTTATTGGCTGAAGGAAAAATTGTTGATGCAAAGACAATTTATGCAATTACTGTTTGGGAGAATATGATGTTGCGTAATGCTCAGACCGATAATAAGGATTAG
- a CDS encoding RNA-binding protein: protein MERRQASKFYPHFNQEERPVIDYFTGLFNQLIFKHEPILTDFLDPGKRAILRTIVGNDAFVQEYGGYPNAEKKRVYLSEEWLNLRPSDYQIQPYEIEYPQKFTKINHSVILGTLANSGIDTSIFGDIITDNQGKWQFFTKKEMTEFFEEQIDRIGRAKVKLRPISFKEVLVPEDDSIEKTEIVASMRIDAVLSGISRQSRGQIQKMINSQLVKLNWHEIADSNIMIKEDDVLSLRHFGRILIEDVSTTRKGKYKVVLRLWQTKKHN from the coding sequence ATGGAACGCAGACAGGCAAGTAAGTTTTACCCACATTTTAATCAAGAGGAAAGACCAGTAATTGACTATTTTACTGGTCTTTTTAATCAGCTGATTTTTAAGCATGAGCCAATTTTGACTGATTTTTTGGATCCGGGAAAACGAGCAATTTTAAGAACAATTGTTGGTAATGATGCATTTGTTCAAGAGTATGGTGGCTATCCTAATGCAGAGAAAAAGCGAGTTTATTTAAGTGAAGAATGGCTTAATCTGCGACCGAGTGATTATCAGATTCAGCCGTATGAAATTGAATATCCGCAAAAATTTACTAAAATAAATCATAGTGTTATTTTAGGTACCTTGGCGAATTCGGGTATTGATACAAGTATTTTTGGCGATATTATTACTGATAATCAAGGAAAATGGCAGTTTTTCACTAAAAAAGAAATGACGGAATTTTTTGAAGAGCAAATTGACCGCATTGGCAGAGCAAAAGTAAAGCTGAGACCGATTAGCTTCAAAGAAGTTTTGGTTCCTGAGGATGATTCGATTGAAAAAACGGAAATAGTTGCCTCAATGCGAATTGATGCTGTATTATCGGGTATTAGCAGACAAAGCCGCGGTCAAATTCAAAAGATGATTAATAGTCAGCTGGTTAAATTAAATTGGCATGAAATAGCAGATTCTAATATAATGATTAAAGAAGACGATGTCTTGAGTTTAAGACACTTTGGTCGGATTTTGATTGAGGATGTTTCGACTACAAGAAAAGGTAAATATAAGGTGGTGCTCAGACTTTGGCAGACAAAGAAACACAATTGA